From one Rosa rugosa chromosome 4, drRosRugo1.1, whole genome shotgun sequence genomic stretch:
- the LOC133707109 gene encoding uncharacterized protein LOC133707109, with protein MPGLIIGHLKSTLDCLKPLVEDIAQHNNKALDCPQKELETFRMQMKNGVELVRKCSKFNEWTSNETYKYTSQLFELDEYLQRQLSVLMLQVASDVKETSVMLKNVRKVVERIEGISGVAKNQQLALNVVEVDETRDVRETTLVSASNVEAELTLVDGEDDEIPGPPSFTVGLEDPLEELMRMSGQKPRKKENSKMKLLKDGVAMLDPTGPYKRMRARAMARERNPIMLGALREFSYRDLKEATNNFDFKHIISRGECVVYRGLLSKDNLEVAVKKYSRAESEGKDDLLAQVTNINLLHHKHIVRLPGELLVIITAIILSDCSVSYYSFLVMLNEF; from the coding sequence ATGCCTGGACTAATTATCGGACATCTCAAATCCACACTAGACTGCTTAAAGCCATTGGTAGAAGATATAGCACAGCACAACAACAAGGCACTGGATTGCCCACAGAAGGAACTAGAAACTTTTCGAATGCAAATGAAGAATGGTGTAGAGCTAGTTCGCAAGTGCTCAAAGTTTAATGAATGGACCAGCAACGAAACTTACAAATATACCAGCCAACTTTTTGAATTGGATGAGTATCTTCAAAGGCAGTTGAGTGTACTAATGCTGCAGGTAGCGAGTGATGTGAAGGAGACCTCGGTTATGCTAAAGAATGTACGAAAGGTGGTGGAGAGAATAGAAGGGATAAGTGGTGTGGCTAAAAATCAACAACTTGCATTGAATGTAGTGGAAGTGGATGAAACAAGGGATGTGAGGGAGACGACATTGGTTTCAGCAAGTAATGTAGAGGCAGAGTTGACTCTAGTGGATGGCGAGGATGATGAGATACCTGGACCGCCATCATTTACAGTTGGATTGGAGGATCCTCTGGAGGAATTGATGAGGATGTCTGGTCAGAAACCAAGAAAGAAGGAAAACTCAAAGATGAAGCTTCTTAAGGATGGAGTGGCAATGCTTGACCCGACAGGGCCCTATAAGAGGATGAGGGCCAGGGCCATGGCCAGGGAAAGGAACCCAATCATGTTAGGCGCATTGAGGGAGTTCAGTTACAGGGATCTGAAGGAAGCTACCAACAACTTTGACTTCAAGCACATAATAAGTCGAGGTGAATGTGTGGTTTACAGAGGATTGCTGTCGAAGGACAATCTTGAAGTGGCAGTGAAGAAGTACTCCAGGGCAGAGAGCGAGGGTAAAGACGATTTGTTGGCTCAGGTCACCAATATTAACCTGCTCCACCACAAACATATTGTCAGATTGCCCGGTGAGTTATTAGTAATCATCACTGCTATCATATTGTCAGATTGCTCGGTGAGTTATTATTCCTTTTTGGTAATGCTCAACGAGTTTTAA
- the LOC133743575 gene encoding bZIP transcription factor 16-like produces the protein MGSSEMDKPAKEKEKELKTTPPTTQEQQSATTSAGTVNPDWTGFQAYSPMPPHGFMASSPQAHPHPYMWGVQHIMPPYGTPPHPYVAMYPHGGLYAHPSMPPGSYPFSPFAMPSPNGILEASGNTPGSIEADGKPSEAKEKLPIKRSKGSLGSLNMITGKNNELPKTSGASANGVYSKSAESGSEGTSEGSDANSQSDSQLKSGGRGDSLEGDASQNGGSAHNSQNGTPNSHAVLNPTMAIVPMTAGGAPLAVSGPATNLNIGMDYWGAPSSAMPAIRGKVPTTPVAGGLVTPGSRDGAQSQLWLQDERELKRQRRKQSNRESARRSRLRKQAECDELAQRAEVLKDENATLRSEVNRIRSEYEQLLSENASLKERLGEIPGHEDLRSGRSDQHLSNDTNQIAQTELHGGH, from the exons ATGGGTAGCAGCGAGATGGATAAACCAgctaaagagaaagagaaggagttGAAGACGACGCCTCCTACTACTCAG GAGCAGCAGTCTGCTACCACTAGCGCTGGCACTGTTAATCCTGATTGGACCGGATTTCAG GCATACTCTCCTATGCCTCCACATGGGTTTATGGCATCAAGTCCCCAAGCTCACCCTCACCCATATATGTGGGGCGTTCAG CATATTATGCCTCCATATGGTACTCCTCCACACCCATATGTTGCAATGTATCCCCATGGTGGCTTATATGCTCATCCATCCATGCCTCCG GGATCTTACCCTTTCAGCCCTTTTGCTATGCCCTCGCCAAATGGGATCTTAGAGGCTTCT GGTAACACACCTGGCAGCATAGAAGCAGATGGTAAACCATCTGAGGCAAAGGAAAAGTTACCGATCAAAAGATCAAAAGGAAGCCTGGGCAGCTTAAACATGATTACCGGAAAGAATAATGAGCTTCCTAAAACATCAGGAGCCTCGGCTAATGGAGTTTATTCTAAGAG TGCTGAGAGTGGCAGTGAAGGCACAAGTGAAGGAAGCGATGCAAATTCTCAGAGT GACTCACAACTGAAGTCAGGAGGAAGGGGAGATTCTTTGGAAG GTGATGCATCTCAGAATGGTGGTTCTGCACATAATTCTCAAAATGGAACACCAAATTCTCACGCAGTGTTGAACCCCACAATGGCAATTGTGCCAATGACAGCTGGTGGTGCTCCCCTTGCCGTTTCTGGTCCTGCAACAAACCTAAATATTGGGATGGACTATTGGGGTGCCCCATCTTCTGCCATGCCTGCAATCCGTGGGAAGGTACCCACTACTCCAGTTGCTGGAGGACTAGTTACTCCAGGATCTCGGGATGGTGCTCAATCACAGCTTTGGTTACAA GATGAAAGAGAGCTTAAAAGACAGCGGAGAAAGCAGTCAAATAGGGAATCTGCTCGTCGTTCTAGGTTGCGCAAGCAG GCTGAATGTGATGAGCTGGCCCAGCGTGCTGAAGTCTTAAAAGATGAAAATGCTACACTCAGATCAGAAGTTAACCGCATCAGGAGTGAGTATGAGCAGCTTCTTTCAGAGAATGCCTCCCTGAAG GAGAGGCTCGGGGAAATTCCTGGGCATGAAGATCTGAGGTCTGGTAGAAGTGACCAACATTTGAGCAATGACACTAATCAGATTGCACAAACAGAACTGCATGGTGGTCACTAG
- the LOC133744690 gene encoding translation machinery-associated protein 22-like gives MVIHVKRLPRTFWFKVTRRLPVDSLLSSLNRSPKISTPKEEVKRLPGGKVKKKEKLEVIIEKVTRNKRKCITTVKGLELFVVKLSGASKKLGKKFATGASVVKGPTEKDQIDVQGDIFYDIVEFITDTWPDVSYYTYCPFI, from the exons ATGGTCATACATG TGAAAAGACTGCCAAGGACGTTCTGGTTTAAAGTTACAAGACGGCTGCCAGTGGATTCTCTGCTAAGCTCACTCAACAGGTCGCCGAAAATCTCCA CACCTAAAGAAGAGGTCAAGCGTCTGCCGGGTGGGAAGGTCAAGAAAAAG GAGAAGCTGGAGGTTATTATTGAAAAGGTTACACGCAATAAGCGAAAATGTATCACAACTGTCAAAGGACTGGAGCTTTTTG TTGTCAAACTTAGTGGTGCTTCAAAGAAGTTAGGGAAGAAATTTGCTACAGGAGCTTCTGTTGTCAAG GGGCCAACCGAGAAGGACCAAATTGATGTTCAAGGGGATATATTTTATGACATTGTGGAGTTCATTACCGACACCTGGCCTGATGTAAGCTACTACACATACTGTCCTTTTATTTAA